A stretch of DNA from Rhizoctonia solani chromosome 9, complete sequence:
GCGACCAAGAACACCAACAGTGAGTTTCCTATATCTGAAAATTGAAGCCAAACGCCAACATGATTGTGCAGATTTGCGTCTCTGGGATGCCCGTGGAAAGTCTGGCTTCGATCTTCAGTCTTTCAACGCTGGTGACTACGAGAAGTCCGTCGAATCCTCTAACAGCGCCGAGAACATCACTCGTGTATTGTACCCGAATGACAACCACATGGTTGGTAAGGAGCTACGTCTCAAGCAACAGTACTTCTGGTGTGGTAAGTTAGATCACTTATTCATTTCTGTAATTGCTACTCAAACGTCATATAGCTGCCTCTCTCTCCGATATCATGCGCCGTTTCAAGAACCTTGATAAGCCAATCACCGAGTTCCCGGATTTCGTTGCCATCCAGCTCAACGATGTAGGGCTATCCACTTTAATTTTCTTTTCTTGACCATGCTGACATAATGTTAGACCCACCCTACCCTTGCCATCCCTGAACTCATGCGTATCCTCGTCGACGAGGAAGAAGTCGAGTGGGAACAAGCCTGGGATATCACCAGTAAGACGTTTGGCTACACCAACCACACTGTCTTGCCCGAAGCTCTTGAGGTAGGCCCTACTCCCTGTATTACGGCTCATGTACTTATTTGCTTGTTAGAAATGGGCCGTCCCCTTGTTGCAGCACTTGCTCCCCCGTCACATGCAAATCATTTTTGACCTCGTAAGTATATCAAAATCAAGGGTTATGGGCACTTATTTATAACAATGCCACCAGAACTTTGACTTCCTTAAGAAGGTGGAGAAGAAGTTCCCCGGTGAGCGTGAGAAGATTGAGAGGCTGTCTCTCATCCAAGGTCAGCTATGCCGTCTTCCTCCTTTTTTTGCGCGCGTACTCAATTTCAATCAAACAGAGGGCTACCCACAATACGTCCGCATGGCCAACTTGGCCGTCATCGGCTCAAGGAAGGTCAACGGTGTCGCTGAACTCCACTCTGAGCTCGTCCGTACCACCATCTTGAAAGACTTTGTTGATTACTATGGTGCTGATAAGGCAAGTTTTTATTTCCTCTTTTATGTGAAGTTTGCTTAAGATTTCTGTAGTTTGGTAACGTTACCAACGGCATCACTCCTCGTCGCTGGCTTGATCAATGCAACCCGGCTCTCAGCAATCTCATCACCGAGACCCTCGGCGGAGACAAGTCGTCCTGGCTTAAGGATCTCTACAAACTGAAGGGTCTGCTCAAGCATGTCGATGACGCGGCCTTCCAGGCCAAATGGTCCGCGGCCAAGCAGAAGAACAAGGAGCGTCTTGCACACTATGCTCGTGAGACTCTTGGCGTCGAAGTTGATACCAAGAGCTTGTTCGATGTTCAGATCAAGGTAGGTCATACCAAGCGAGTCGCGATGAGGTGCTAACATGGTCGCACAGCGTATCCACGAGTACAAGCGTCAGACCTTGAACATCTTTGGTGTCGTCTACCGTTACTTGACTTTCAAGGCTATGACTCCTGAGGAGCGTAAGAAGCAGCAGCCCAGGACCCATATCTTCGGTGGAAAGGCTGCCCCAGGTTACTATATGGCTAAGCTCGTGCGTTCGAGTTTTCATTTCAATTACCTGGATATGGGAATTGATTATCATTAATTTTCTGGGATCTAGACCATCCGCCTGATCGTCAACGTGGCCAAGATTGTCAATAATGATCCTGACGTCAATGGATTGATGACCGTCATTTTCTGCCCTGATTACAGTACGTTGATTGGATTCAATAAAGGTGCAGGCCACTAAAGTCATGTATAGGTGTTTCGCTCGCCGAGATTTTGATTCCTGCCGCGGATATTTCCGAGCACATCTCGACCGCTGGTACTGAGGCGGCTGGTACTTCCAATATGAAGTTCTGTAAGCCATATCCATGCATGCCGCTTATGACAATAAACCAAACATATATCAGGCTTGAACGGTGCCTTGTTGCTCGGTACTGTTGACGGTGCGAACATCGAGATTGCCGAGGAGGCTGGCGAGGAGAAGTAAGTGTTTTATTAACCTTTTCGCTCCACATTCTTATGTTTTTTTCAGTGGTATGTTTCTTAGAAATTTATTTGAGATCCCACTGACCTTTTGAACGATGGTTTCTTCTAAACTATTTTAGTGTAAGCGCACCTATCTATCTCATTATGCTCTTGTACTGAACTTTATTGATAGATTCTTCTTTGGTCATTTGACTCCTGCTGTTGAGGACCTCCGCTACCAACACGCTTACCACCCTGTCCCAGTCGAGGAGAAGTCCCCCGCGTTGGCTTCCGTCCTCACCGAGATCTCCACAGGTACGTGTTACTGTGCTTTGGATACTATCACTTTCTCATTCTCATTACAGGCCGCTTTGGTGACGGCTCTGTCTACGAGCCGTAAGTCAAAATTTGGCTTGATAGAATTAGCCTACTAATCATTGAACTTCCAGTCTGTTGAACACCATCCGCCAGAGCGATTACTACCTCATCACTGAGGACTTTGATTCCTGTCCGTCAATCTTTTTCTGGTGAATGCAAGTACTGATTGGTTTCGTAGACGTCAACTGTCAAGCCCTCGTCGACCAGGCGTACAAAGACAAGGCATCTTGGACCAAGAAGTCGATCACAACCGTTGCCAACGTAAGCTACTTGGCTCGCATAAATGGGGCTTCAGTTCTTAATATATATTCTACACTAGATGGGCAAGTTTAGCTCTGATCGTTGCATCCTCGACTACGCCGAGAGCTACTGGAATGTCGAAGCCGTCAAGTGCACTTGAGGGGTGGCTCAGTCGACTTGTGGGCTTGAACGGTAAGGCTGATGGATCGTGAACAATCTTGAATGATATCTGGGTCCGGGAAAAATGGAAAAAATTGCTATTGTAAACTACCTATGTGAAGCATCTTCAATAAATTGAAATCGTAACTGTATACCAGAATCGAGCCAGTGTAATATCGCGCATTCATCCATTGCAGTGATGCTGGCTATAATGCAGTACGCCTAATGAACTTTGCATTTACTCTGAATTTGAAGGCGGCCTGTTCCCCAACACTGTTTGCCCTCAATCTCCAGGCTTAAACGTTGGCATCGATCTCCCTATTATTGAAAAACCTTCTGCCAGCTGTACATATTTTTGATTCTAATAAGACTCCCGCTTTGATAGATTCAATGAGACGATGGCGGGCCATAATATTCAGGAGTTTAGATCGACAAGAATGTTGATGAAAGATGGAGCCTGGGCCACTCGGAATCATGCGTTCATGGGATCTCCAGGTCCGGACCACGTACACGTTATGGATCTTACTATCAATGACTACTGTAGAGGAAATTGTTCTCAAGGCCCTTTTCAAAATATCCCACCAAATCATCATTGTTCACACCCGTTCTACTGTGACCGCTTCTGGCACTGCTAGTGATAAAAGATGGATCGAGTGACACGCATGTGCATATGCGCACTTTACAAGCTCATTTTTATGTAGTGCTCTCCTTATTCGCATCGAGTCTACTGTATCTCTGGCTAGTGAACGAATAAAAAGACTATTGCGTAAAATATTAGGAAATCTTTAATCAACTATGTTAGTATAATTTGACCAGTTTTGACCTATGATTTTAGGACATGTAGTTGTATAGCAATATGTAACTCCTCAATGTGAAACTTGAGCCTAAATAATCCTATGCATCTGGGTGACCACTCTCGCTACCACTCTGGATCTCCTTCTGAGATGTTCGACAACATCAGTCACTAATTGTCTGGTTCATCAGCTCCTGGCGAAGATCGCAGGCTCCCACTAAACGCAGCGCTCTGTGCCGTTTTGAAACTACCCTACACTTGTCCGTAAAACATTATATTGACATGAATCGGCCCACCCAAGGTCGCATAGCGTAGTCCTTGGTAGCTTCTATCCCCTTTGAACGAGGCGTTATTTCTCGATCAACAACTAGGGTCGGAAATTCGATGTGCGACGTAGCCGAGCCTCACATATGCACCGAACGGGATCTCTACCTCTCTATATTCGTCTTCTGGTTTTCTCGCCGCGTTCATTATGTATAAATATTGAGAGAATTGCTGGAGGTAAACCTTAACTAATACAGCTTAAGCTCATATACCTACAGATTTGAATTGTCGCACATTGGGCTATTTGAAATTTCATGGCCAAGGCTCCTCTTCACATAATGGATTTCCATTTGTAGACAATAGCCCAGATCATAGACGGACGCTCACGTTAGGATTCTCGGAATCGTTACTAGTACGCTAAGATATTGGTGTCATTAAAATCATTGTGCATGCTGATGTCATCAATCTCGCTAGTGTGCGTATAAGTAGCAGTTGAGTCAGCCCCAAGGTTACAACTCGTTGGTAATCGTACAGTTTGCTAGTATCTACTAAACTACTTCAAACTAATTTTGATCGACATAAAATAAACCACCAAAAGCATAGTTTCAAGCATAACACTAACGCTACTTCGGGAATAATATTATCGACTTGCGCTTACACTCAGCATGACCAATAACAAACGAATTCCTCGCCTGGTTGCATTGGATCTTGATCTAACCTTATGGAACTCATGGAGCAAGCGTGAGGCTTACCGTACGGCTGCCCTTTTTGATTCGCTGAAAGTGTCTAATCCATATTTAATTAGCCCAATTGCAACATAAGACCGATAGAAACAACACCAGTAAAACCACCAGCGCTAGCGGGTAAATCGTTGTTCTTCGATATTTATCCATTTGCTaatatatacatatgcatatatgtatatgtGCGTGCGCAGGTCTCCTGGAGTTATATTGTTTTACAAAGATGTACCGTACATTCTACAACACCTCGCTCGCTGTCGCTCTCATATTGCCATATGCTCGACGAATTCATCTCCAACTAAGTAGCTTGTAATGTTTCTAACTGTCTCCGCTGCATTCTGAACATGGGTGTCATCTAGGGCCCGGGAACTTCTCTTGCATCTACGAGTTCCTTCCTCATCGGCCTCAAATTCATCAACTTCAAATTCTCGGAGAGCAATCGACGTCTTTGATAGTTTGGAGATATACCAAGGTAATAATTCTCATCCTTCTACTCGAGTTATGAGTTCATTATTTTACTACTGTTTGTAGGTTCAAAAATACGGCATTTCAAATCCCTTCATAAAAAAACAGGAATACCTTATGAAGAGATGGTGAATATCAGTGAAACTGACTGAGTAATTACTGGTATGCTAAGCCCAAAGTCTGACCTAAAACATAGCTTTTCTTCGACGATAGGCCCGAAAACAAGGAAGTAGAATCCCTAGGTTAGTCTTGTATTTTCAGGAATTATGTTTGCATAAACCTACACTGGTAAAGGAGTCACGATGCAACTCGTCCGTGGAGGAATGACATGGAAAGTCTTTCGACAAGGTTTGGAACTTTGGCGGTCAAGAAGTCTTCACAATGATCGACCGCGACGAGAACTTCAAGTCAGCGATCCTAAGCGGCCTTACAGGAGAAGATTGGGATCTGAAGCAATGATAGTCATAGTGGACCCGCCAATAGATCAGAATTCACGTGCGCATGCACGCATACGTATACATAACAAGTGATTACGGACCTAGCTTCACACTGATTGCAATGATACTCTTACTTCAACTCAACTGGAACTTTCAGTCTGTATTCTAGTATATCCCAAGTTCCTCACAGAGCAATAACCGTGCGAAAGGGCAACTATGATTAATTGCTAAAGCTTTGAGAGAAAGTACTTATGACGGCGCACTTGTGCTTGTTGTCTCTTACATCTTAACAATGAATGGGTAGCAATCATATGCTATCGCAAGCTGTAAGATATTGAAAGTCCTACAGATAAACAGACGCTTGAGCTCATGACTATATATTACATGAGGCACCCAAGCTGCTCCGTACTTGTACGTGGGGCAGTGTTGAACTTGCAGTATCAACAATATTAATATGGTAACTCTCCCAAGCTCCACCTAAGAGAACTGTTGGGCCTCTTGTCAAAGAAGCTCCGCATTTTCATGGCTTTGATATGAGTTAGACGCCAAGATATAAAGTCTTATACTGAAGTCATAGCATGGGAGCACCTCCTTCCTATGTTTGTCGAGCGGTGTCGTGCATGGAGTCACAAGCCAAACTGCGAATACATAGCGACTACTAGGGTCACCCTAGGGTTCCAAACCGTAGTGAATCCAATATATTCACGTGGTCGGGGAGTAGGATTGGACGGACCTGAATGCAAAGACCCAGCTTGGAGAGGCGTTTTGCCATTCGGGACACGGGCCTCCATATCTCCACTCTTCCCAGTTTCGCACCTCGAGGAGATCATTGGGCCGTCATCGAGTACACAAGGTATACCTGAACCCAGGACTGAGGACGAGCCATCCGACGTATGTTAGCAATAGCAGCGTGATGGACTAAGAATTGGTCGGAAGCTATAGGTATGCCAGAGGTGCAAGAAGGCGAGGTATTGTCCTAAACAGTGCCAAGAGCTACACTGGAAGGCGGACCACAAGGTCAAGTGTAAGCCGGAGTGAGATAATAGGCTTAGGACTGTTTGAGCTATCTTCGCATGCTGTGCGATGGTAGTGTATAATAGGGTTCAAAGATTTTGAATCATTTGTATGCGTAAATACATGCTGGCATTTAATCTTGAACAAAAATTTGCAACTGAGCTCTTATATTTGCGCCTGCATGGCTTGCTTATGAAATATTCATTTATGGGCCCTCGAGTAATGATGACAATATCTAACTCGGCCAGTATAGTCAAGTCAAAATCCAGCTTTGTCGTACACGTAATCATGGCCCTTCCTATCTGGAGAGCATAATGCCACAATATATTATGCCCATCAAGAGCCATGTGGTAATTTCAAGTGTTGTTTCATACGGGTCGTTCGATACATTCATCCGTTGCAGATGGACACTCAAACCAGCCCAATAGAGTTATGTAATCATTATGACTATTTGCAAACAAGTTGACAGTCAACCCTGACCTTCATTACGACCATCATCATCGACCTGCGAGCAACATGGCTGAGACTACTGAACGAATGCCCCTACTGATAGCTTTTGACCTTGATTATACGCTATGGGACTTCTGGGTCGATACTCACGTTTCTCGTAGGACCCTTTGTCTCATTCATCGGAAATGACTAACGGACTCAAGCTTAGCCCCATTCAAGAGAGATGGCAACAGCATAAACCAGGCCACTGATAGGTATATTTACACTTAAACTTGATCAACTCATCACTAAAATCACATCCCGTATAGATATAAGACAGCAATTTCATTCTATCAAGATGTGCCGCGTATTCTACAGCATCTTGTTGACTCCCAGTGCCATATCGCCGCATGTTCGAGGACTTCAGCCACAGACGAGTAAGGCGCCACTCACTCACTGGCACTCCTATTCTCAATCAGATTGGGACTTAGGGCTCGGCAACTTCTCACCTTGTTATTGCTCCCTGCCTCTCCTTCCAATTCATCGGGCCCCCGACGAGCAATAGACTTCTTCGACACACTAGAAATATACCCGGGTAAGATATATAACGATATCTCACACCAGGTATCAGCTAGCTGTAATATTTCTGTAGGTTCAAAATTACGTCATTTCAAGGCCCTCAACAAAAAGACGGGTATTCCATATGAGGAGATGGTGAGTCTCAGATCATCTTGTTTGGGGAAACAGTAAAGTTGGAGCTGTCATTCTAGTTATTCTTTGACGACGAACATCGAAATAAGGAAGTAGAGTCATTGGGTTAGTGGCGATAGCTCTCTTGCTTCGCAGTCGCTTACCCTGCCTTTGTTTGTTTAGGAGTAACTATGCAGTTAGTTCGAGACGGAATGTCATGGAAAGTATTTCAGCAAGGGCTGGAACTTTGGAGAAAAAGACATGGCCATGACAAGTCCGAGCAAGCTACTGCTGAAGAATCGGAATGATCGGCCCACAATAATTCACCTGGTCTTCATTTCACACTAGATGACTTTTGGATCTCTAGAAGTCGTAGGTAGTACTATCAATGAAAATTATTGTCGACTCAAAGTTTTATTCGGTCAGAACTTGTTCTTTTTGCAATTAAATCGTTAGGTACTTGGTATTAGATCCACTGGACGGCGGTCCCTCGTTTGGTTCTACCGAGGAGTCATGAACCCGAGCGCACTATCCGAAATGAAGGTCGGTAGGCCTGTGGACCCAACGTAGCTTAAACGGTGGCGAACCGTACAGATGATCCTTCTTATCGATTCAGTGGTAGAGACTGCCAACCAACTAATCGTTTCTATTTACCAAATACCCCAAAACGCAAGGAACTGCTTTCGATGGTGCTATATTTACCGTGGTCCAAACCGTGAGGCTGAACACTGACTATTTCTGAATTTAGACTGGCTAGACATACTGTGGATATACTTGAGAATAACTCACGATGAACAAACAATGCGACACGGTTTCGAGTTATATGAGGATAAACAACTGGCTGTGCGCGGATCAAGTTCCGACGTTGAGTATTGCGTAATTTACGTTACTTCTCGAACCCCGGTGAGACCAGGACAGGATTAAAAATATAGCAAGCGAACTCTGTAGGACGACGCTTCGCGTGGATGGCAGTGCAACTTGAACATCGCATCAAATTCCAGACACAATTTATATGGGTGTATTATTCCCTTTAGACGTGTGAGTTAGCTATTTTGGATAAAAAATTGAAACTCTTTCTTACCACATGGTACAGTTTTACAATCAATAACTTATTATTAGACCTAACTACGTCATTTAATGAAACCTGGCGGATACAATATCGAATAAACATTCGATTTACTAGATGGACCAATCCCAAATATACAGTGACACGCTGGCGCTGTAACTACGAGCGAGCAGGTGATTTCCTATATTTCAATTTGGACGATGACAGGACAGGTTCTTCTCTCGAATCCACCAGCCTCCCAACCCAGTCAACACGACTATCAGCTCGTGATCAACCCTTTCCAAGGCTTCTCCGTGGATATTACAGCATTGGTTGGACCTTTTGATTTCATGCAAAGGCTAAGCGAGAGTCGACCCTTGCCAGCATCGGGCTGAGCGGACTTTCTTGTACGGTATTATGCCTCAGCCTGTCCGCATAGCCCGGAAAGACAATGGTATAAATACCCAACGAGCGCTCTCTTACATCTCAGGTTTCTACACCTTGTCGTACTCCCCACATATCACGATATGAAGTTCTCTCTTGCCGCTCTCTTCACACTTGCCTTGAGCCCTTGCCTTGTTGGCGCTTCTCCAGTTGGTGAGTTGTTGTCTACATGGTTATTCAAGAAATCAGAGCGATTTAttgacttgtttgtgcgctttCTAGTTCCCCATTTGAATTCTACTCTCTCCGAAGGTGCACATTTATCCCCAAGGAGTATTGACCATTGTTGAATAGACATTTGTTCTAGCTCACTTGATCTCTCGGGCTGAATCCACCCAGAAATTCGCTTCTTATGCGGCCGCCTCCGTGGCTAGCTGCAAATGGGTCAATCAAGGAAAGACCAAGGTCGTTCCCAAGAACTTGGTCCTGTATACCAGGTAGGCCACTCAAAGCCCCCGAATGTATGATGGATGCGAAATTAACGGGGGATATAGCCGTTTGAAATCCAGCCCTGCGTATGACAAAGTTGTCGGTACGTCAGGTGTCTCATCAACCAAAACCAATTGGTTCTCATGAAATTTATAGGTCTCGGACTGAAGACAAATGCTGGTTCCGTCACGCCCCTCGTCCGTATCGATATGGACAACACCGGCAAAGGCATCCATTTTAATGCTGTCCAGCTCGACAACTCTCAGCAGAAACTTGCTGCGGTACTTACTTCGACTGTCGGGATGACTCAGGCTGCCCGCACCAGTCTTTACCTCGACTACCTGAAAGGAATCGAAAACAGGAGTCCTGAGTTTCTGTGGAACTGGTGGAACACCGGAAAGGCCAACTGATTGTGTTTGTACATTCCAATTGGTACGGACTCGATTCTACATGTATAGTTTTGTGAGAATACAAAATTGTCGAAGTTGACAGTTCTTTGTTTGACCTGCTTGAAGCCCATCTGTGGCTCATTGCTGTTCGATGACGGCAAATTTCGGGGCATGGGCTCCTATCAATCATTCTCCATCTCGCCTGAAAAGGTTCGCTGCTTGCTTCCAGAACTTGGAGTTGCACGTTTTCGATGACAAGACTGACCCCAAATGTTCATATTAATTCCCGGTTCCTTATTCGGCGCTTTGTCAGCACGCCACCGCGTGTTGTCCCTCAAAAATTCAGCAGAGTTGACATCAAGCACAAAGAGTTACGTTCAAGTAGGGTAATTGTCGTCAGGGCGTACGGTAAGTAGCCAAAGTGGGGAAAGAACGTGGGGTGCTCCGGAAGCGAAACGTCAGATCTGATTGAGAAATAGACATTGGTGCGAGATGCTGTCAGGGTGTGGGGGTGCGCGGATGATCGAGTCGGATAGGCCGGGGGAGTTGCGCCTGAAGTTTTGCCCTCGTATATAAACCAGCCACGGGTTCTGGAGCCGTgctttttcttttctctctctctcgcaAACCACTTCGATTCCAAAGTCCGTTTTAGTTGAGCCTCGCCTTTTCCACGATATTTTACGACTGTACACTATGCCTTTCTATAACCCAAGTACGTCATTTGATTCTCTCTTCAATTCAGTAGTAAAAGTACGGTATACTCAACTTGGACACGTAGACGCTTACTATCGTCATGAAGCAAGTCCACCGCCGAGTCCGCTTCTCGACCCTGGTTTGTGGTATTCATGTTTCCTCCTTTCGAATTCCTGTTTATCATCGTCATATAGTATTGCGCCGCTCTCCTTCACCAGTGAGAAAATACGAGCCGAACCGGCGCAAATCTAGCCTAGCGCCACTCGGACCTTCGGAAGAACTTGTTGAAGAGTACGAAACTTGCCCCGCCGCCGCCCGGGCGTGTTGTCGATTTGTAGAAAACGGTTCAACGCAGATTGACCCATATGAGCTCAAACTCTACAGACGGTATGTTAATATTTTGTCAGGCCAACTATGTTGTATTGTGTTCTATTTCTCACTATGACTCCTCAACTCATAGGCAGATTCCAGGTAGCGATGGTAAAGGCCTTGTGATTGGTAGGCAACGCATGTTCAGCCGTTCGTCATACCTTCCTAATCGAGTTACATACATCAGGTGTGGGAGTCGAGACTCCATCAGGCGAGATCCGTCCGATTACGATAATCGAAAACGACCTTACAAACGAAACGGGCCGGGGTATCTTCTTTACAGGGACAGTGCCATCCGACATGTCCCACTCGTTCGTCGCCTGCCTGCGCAAATCGGCCGATCTACACCCCGTCTACCGACATGTAATATATCTCGACTACTTGAGAATGTTGCAAAACCGAAGCGCGTCCTTGATCTGGGACTGGTGGAAGAGCGGGTTGGATATGGACGGTTTGGACAAAAAGATCGATCAAGGTCAATAGCTGGATTATGGGCGGACACCAAAAATGATATCGGACTGGCATATTGATCCCCCACTCATGTATCATAGCACCACAGGCATTCCATTATTTATGAAGTACTTCGATACCAATGATTTTTCATGTCCCAGCCCATAGTTTTTTTCCATGTGAATCAGATCTGAGAAGAAACAAAGGGACAAATTGAGCGGAAAAAAAGATGCAGCAGTTCCGCGAGCGGACACCACACAGTACAATTGCCACCCGTACAATCTCGCACACAGAGCATTACGGCGGGCATCCAATTTCACGAATTACTCTTTTGACACCATTAACTTTACAGACCGTTCAGAGACACTCAGGAAGCATTTGGCTACCGAACCCAAGCACCAAAACTCGAAAGGAAATACCGACACCAGCCCAGAGATCCAGACCAAGGATTGAACAAGTTGCAGCGAGTCGAGATGGAAACTCAAGACAATTCAGATAGGATCGATGAACCCTGATAGCTAGCAAACCAATGCGACTCGGACATCCCAAATACTCGCTCCTCGTCAATTGAGTTCCGGGACACCCGCGGCACAGTAATAGATCCAGACCTGGACTCCTTCTACAAGGTAAAAGAAGCCATCCATGGTACCAACTAGGTTTCATCCAGGCCCAACGGTGGAGTGAGGTGAAGGGGCTTTTTCTTTGGCTGGTCGTCTTGAGGAATCAATTTCATTTACCGGTTCCCACCGGGCGTGTAAGGCCACGTGATTCGTAATCGACGAATCCCAGGTGAAGGCTTCTTGTATGGATGTTACTTTGTAACAGAAAAAACTAATAATTATCTATTTTAGAGGTTGATGTTTAACACTGTTTTGGAAGGAGTGGGCATATGCGTATGTCTTACTCGCAGAGTTTTAATTTGTACTGCTCGCTGGGAATGTGCTCTAAAGACCACAATTGAGAGTGGTACGAGCAGGAGTTGATATCATCATAAGCATATCCTCTTCCTTAATAGGCGGATCATAGCCTAATCATCCTCA
This window harbors:
- a CDS encoding starch phosphorylase; its protein translation is MPQSRRNSESFQTIDTASIGKPAEKPVRKHKRSATGYIPATEGGKEVWPRGDEKVWKAGIRGVSTTKEEIANRIVNHVQTTIARQAYNLDDQGAYQAVAYATRDELIVNWNDTQMNYTRKAPKRAYYLSLEWLMGRTLDNALLNLGLKDKYRDATNKLGFNLEDLLEHERDAGLGNGGLGRLAACYVDSSASQELPFWGYGLRYHYGIFQQLIAADGSQLEAPDPWLNKANPWEIARYDVTIDVRFYGQAERVPKSRRAIWSGGQEVVAVAYDVPIPGYATKNTNNLRLWDARGKSGFDLQSFNAGDYEKSVESSNSAENITRVLYPNDNHMVGKELRLKQQYFWCAASLSDIMRRFKNLDKPITEFPDFVAIQLNDTHPTLAIPELMRILVDEEEVEWEQAWDITSKTFGYTNHTVLPEALEKWAVPLLQHLLPRHMQIIFDLNFDFLKKVEKKFPGEREKIERLSLIQEGYPQYVRMANLAVIGSRKVNGVAELHSELVRTTILKDFVDYYGADKASFYFLFYFGNVTNGITPRRWLDQCNPALSNLITETLGGDKSSWLKDLYKLKGLLKHVDDAAFQAKWSAAKQKNKERLAHYARETLGVEVDTKSLFDVQIKRIHEYKRQTLNIFGVVYRYLTFKAMTPEERKKQQPRTHIFGGKAAPGYYMAKLTIRLIVNVAKIVNNDPDVNGLMTVIFCPDYSVSLAEILIPAADISEHISTAGTEAAGTSNMKFCLNGALLLGTVDGANIEIAEEAGEEKFFFGHLTPAVEDLRYQHAYHPVPVEEKSPALASVLTEISTGRFGDGSVYEPLLNTIRQSDYYLITEDFDSYVNCQALVDQAYKDKASWTKKSITTVANMGKFSSDRCILDYAESYWNVEAVKCT